Below is a genomic region from Streptantibioticus cattleyicolor NRRL 8057 = DSM 46488.
CTACGCCAACACGATCGAGCAGGGGGACCGTTGGTGGAAGCGTGTCCAGTGCCCTGTCCCGGACGCGGTCCTGTGCGCCCCGACGCTGGCGTTGAAGGAGATCATGGTCCGGGTCGGGTGGCGCAAAACCGGTGCCTCCCGACGTATCCACGACGACCTGCTCGCCCAGCGCACGGAGCCGCAGGTGTCGCTCATGGTCAACCCCCAGGCCGGGGACGGGAAGGTGCACGCGCTCTATGAGACGTGGGGGTACACGGACGTGGGGCCGAGCCGGCCGTCGCTGGATTCCCCCGTCTTGATGGTGATGGTCCGAGAACGGGCGATGTGAACAACTCGCCCCGCTGACAACCACGTTCCGCGCTTGCGGGGCCACCGCCGTGATGCCCGACGGAACAGCGGCACGCCCGTGCGACCTCATCCCACCCCCGGCACCCTGACGAAACGGCCACCGCCCGGGCCGGACAGCCGGCCGGGCGGGAGCTTGCGGCCGAAGGCCGCCAACAGCAGGTCCTGGGCGTTGCCGGTGACGGGGGTGCCGGTGCCGAAGGTCCAGTCGAGGTCGTCGGCCTGGAGGCGGATGCCGTGGAGGGGGGCGCCGAAGAAGCGAGCGCTGGTGCGGGTGACACCGGCGAGCAGGACGCGCAGCCGTTCTTCGGGGATGCGGCGGTCCAGGCCGAGGGCGGTGGTGATGTCGAGGCCGTGGACGACGTCGTGGCCGAGGGCGTTCTCGTAGCCGCCGACCGGGGGTTTCCAGGGGTGGTGGGCGTTGTCCGCCATGGCGTCGGCCAGTTCGCCGGGGGTGAGGGCGGTGGCGTCCGCGCGGGCCAGCCGGTCGGCCATGGCGTTGACGCGGCCGGCGCTCTTGACCAGTTCCCACAGCACCTTGCGGGTGGGGTGGCGGAACCCCGTGCTCATGTGGGCCGCCACCTCCCGTACCCGCCAGCCCGTGCACAGGGACGGGGCTTCCCACTGCTCGGGGCGCAGTGCGTGCAACACCGCTGCCAGTTCCCGGCGTTCGGCGGCGATCAGTGCCTTGACGTGATCGGTGGTGTGGGCCATGGTTCCAGCTTCCCCACCGGTCGCACCGTACGTCCAAGAACGGCGTTGTCTCGCTGTCAGAAGGAGTCGTTGTCGCGCGGGCTCACAGCGCGGACAGGTCCATCGCGCGGGCCATCGCCCGGTAGCCGGCGTCGTTGGGGTGTAGGTGGTCGCCGCTGTCGTAGCGGGGGTCGAGGCGTTCGGGGTGGTGGGGGTCGGCGAGGGCCTTGGCGAAGTCGACGTAGGCGTCGTACTCGCCGGAGGTGCGGACCCACTGGTCGAAGGCGAGGCTCACCGCGGCGGCGCGGGTGCCGTAGTGGTCGGAGCCGCCGAAGGGCAGCAGGGTGGCGCCGACCACGCGGATGCCGCGGGCCCGGGCCTGGCGGATCAACTCGCGGTGGCCGTCAATGAGTTGGGCGGCGGTGACGACGGGGGCGGGTTTGTAGGTGGGCTTGTCGGTCTCGCTGTAGCCGATGTCGTCGACGCCTTCGAGGATCACCACGGTACGCACGCCGGGCAGGTCGAGGGCGTCGCGGGTGAAGCGGGCGGAGCTGCGCTGGCCGTACCAGGCCGAGTCGTTGAGGACGAGGTTGCCGCCGATGCCGGCGTTGAGCACCGGGCGGGGCCGGCCGGTGGTGGCGAGGCGTTCGGCGAGCGCGTCGGACCAGCGGTGGTCGCGGTCGGGGGTGGACTTGAAGCCGTCGGTGATGGAGTCCCCGAAGAGCACGATGCCGCCGGTGCGGCCCGGTCGCACCGGCCGGTCGCCGCCGGAGACGTCCACGCCGGACAGGTAGTACCACGACTGCGTGGTGCGGCGGAACGCGGTGTCGGCGACGTCCGCGGTGTGGTCGCCGTCGGCGGCGTAGCTGGTGGCCATGGACTGGGCGTGGAAGGTGGCCGGGCCGGTGGTGCCGTCGAGGTGGAGCGTGACGGTGACGGGTTCGAAGGCGCGCAGCGGGAGCCCGGCGGGGTCGCTGGTGAGCTGTCCGTACGCCGGCACGGTGGCGGCGCGGGAGCCGCCGAAGGTGAGTTGCCGTACCGTCCCGGCGCGCAGCCGGGCGCCGTGGTCGCGGCGGGCGACGGTGGCTCCGGCGATGTGCAGCGGTGAGGTGCCGTAGGCGTTGGACAGCCGGATGCGCAGCCGGCTGCCGCCGGTGGTGACCCGTACCACCTGGCGCAGCGTCTGGCCGGAGAAGCCGGCCTCGGACCAGTTGGGGGTGAAGCCGGTGCTGGGGCGCTGCGGGGCGGCGGACCAGGCGGCGTTCCAGACGGGGGCGGGGGGCGATTGCGCGGCCCGGGCCCCGGCGACCGCGAGCGCGGCGGTCAGGACGAGCGCCGCGGCGGCGCCGACGGACTTGGCAGGCATGGCGGATTCCCCTGGTGAGACGGGCGGGAACGGAAACGTGTTGGCGCGGTGCCATTCTGTCCCCGGTCCGCCGCGACGACCGGCGCCATACGGCGACAAGGTGCGACAATCCTTCGTAAGGGCGATATCACCGCACATGTTTTCGCGGGCCGCCCATCCTGGCTGTCTGTTTTGGGCAGTTTGGGTAGATATATGGGGGTTTACGGGTGACACGGCTTGTCGCGGGACCGTGCAGTATTACCTACATGATGAAAATCCGTACGCGCATTGGCGCCTGGCTCGGGCGCAGATATATGGCGAACCTTCGCAAAAAGGGCTTCGATCTGTCGAAGGCGCTGCCGGAGTCGACGCTGATGCCGTTGCGCCGTGACGGGCTCGACCCGGTGCCCGACCTCGGCGCGATGCGCCGCAAGGCGCCGGTGACCAAGCTCAAGGTGCCGCTGGGCGTGAACGTGTGGCTGGTGACCGGTTACGAGGAGGCCAAGGCGGTCCTCGGGGACGCCGGCAGCTTCAGCAACGACTTCACCAACCTCATCGGCACCGGCGTCACCTCCGGCACCAGCCCCGGGGGCCTGGGGTTCGCCGACCCGCCGGACCACACCCGGCTGCGGCGGCTGCTGACCCCGGAGTTCACCATGCGGCGGCTGAGCCGGCTCACCCCGCGCATCCACACCATCGTCGAGGAACGGCTCGCCGAGATGGCCGCCGCGACCGGCCCGGTCGACCTCGTCGAAGCCTTCGCCATGCCCATCCCCTCCCTGGTGATCTGCGAACTCCTCGGTGTGCCCTACGAGGACCGGGAGGAGTTCCAGCGCCTGGGCACCAGCCGCTTCGACGTCTTCTCCGGCGCCGACGCCTCCTTCGGCGCGATATCGGAGTCCCTCTCCTACCTGCGCGACATCGTCAAGAAGGAACGGGAGAACCCCGGCGACGGGCTGCTGGGGATGCTGGTGCGCGAGCACGGCGACGCCATCGACGACGAGGAGCTGGCCGGGCTCGCCGACGGCGTGCTCACCGGCGGCCTGGAGACCACCGCCAGCATGCTGGCGCTGGGCACCCTGCTGATGCTCCAGGACCGGCAGCACTTCACCGCGCTCCTCGCCGACGACGCCGCGATCGACCCGTTCGTCGACGAGCTGCTGCGTTACCTCACCGTCGTCCAGGTGGCCTTCCCGCGCTTCGCCCGCCGGGACCTGGAGATCGGCGGCCAGGCCATCGGCAGCGGTGACATCGTGCTGTGCTCGCTGTCCGGCGCCGACCGCGACGAACACCTCGGGCCGCACATGGAGGAGTTCGACCCCACCCGCCCGGCGGCCGGCTCCCACCTGGCCTTCGGGCACGGCATCCACCGCTGCATCGGCGCGGAACTGGCGAAGATGGAACTGCGTGCCGCCTACCCGGCGTTGGTACGCCGCTTCCCGGAGATGACGCTGGCGGTGCCGGCCGAGGAACTCCGCTTCCGCAAGTACTCCGTCGTCTTCGGCATGGAGTCCCTCCCGGTCAACCTCGGATGACCGACCGGCGCCGCCCGCACGTCGTCGCGGGGGCGACGTGACCGGCAGGCCGGACGGCGGTCAGCGCAGACCCGCCGCGTCCAGCAGATGACCGGCCACCGCCCGCGCGCCGGCGTCGCCGCCGAGCACGGTGTAGTGGTTGGTGTCCGGGATCCGATGGGTCGCCACCCGGTCCGGCTCGAGCGCGGCGGTGGCCAGCCGTTCCTCGTCGTACAGGCCCTGCGGTTCGTCCAGCAGCCCGCGCTCGGCCCACAGCAGCCGGGCCGGGTGCGGCAGCTCGCGGATCGCGGAACGGACCCGCGGGTCGCCGAATACCCCGGCGCCGTCCTCGCGCACCGCGTCCAGCACGCACGACGAGGTCAACTCGGGCTCGGCGCCGGTCAGATCGCGCTGGAGGTAGGCGTCCGTCCACGGTGACCACCGGCCGCCGAACGCGGGGTGGACCCGCCAGTAGTCGCGGTAGGCGTCCCGGTCCGGGAAGGTCATGCGCAGCCTGCGCATCGCCGGGCCGATGACCGCCTCCAGCAGTTCGTCGGTGCCGAGCCCGGCCGGTGCGGGGAAGGCGAGCCCGCCGTCGACCAGCACCACGGAGGCGAAGCGCCCGGGGTGGCGGACGGCGGTGAGGGCGGCGACGAAGGCGCCCATCGAGTGGCCGGCGAGCACCGCCGACTCCAGGCCCAGCGCCTCGGCGACCGCCGCCACGTCCTCGGCGTGCGCCCCGATCCCGTACGGCCCCGGCAGCGCCCGGCTGCCCGCCCGGCCGCGCAGATCCGGCGCCACCACGGTGACCCGCCCGGCCAGATGGTCGGCGACCCGCGACCACGCCAGCGCGTTCGCCGTGATTCCGTGCAGCGCCAGCACCACCGGCGCCCCCGGCTCCCTCGCGGCCCGCCGCAGCACCGTCAACTCCCCTCCGCGCACGGGGACGTTCAACTCCGCGTAGTCCCGCGCGGACGACCACGGCACGGACGGCGGGACATTGGTGTCACTGCGGCTCATGGCCGGTGGTCTCCTCGGCTGGGGTACGGGTGCGTGCCGGTACCGTACAAGCCCGTCCGCCGCCGGGGCAGGCCCCGTACGGCAACGGCGGACGGGGGACAGCCCCACCTTCCACCGGCCGGGAGGCCCCATCGATCGCGGGGGCCGGGGTGCGACACGCTCGGGGGTGTCGTCACCACAGCCCCGGCCGAGCCGGCCGTACCGCCGCGAGGAGTCGCCGTGTCCGATCGTCGGAGTCCGTCCGCCCGTACCGGTTCCCCGTCCGCGCCGAAGCGGCGGCGGGCCGGGGTGACGATCGCCGCGGTGGTGGTGCTCGGCACGGTCGTCGGGACCGGTCTGCCGGGCCGTGTCGACGCGGGGCTGAGCGCCCCGGCGCACGCGGCCGCTCCCCGGGACGCCGTGCGGCGCGGCGTGACGGCCCTGGTCCCCGCCGTGCTCGCCGCCGTCCGGGGCGGCCATTCGTCCTGACGTGGCGTCAGCTCAGTTCGGCGTCCCGGCGTATCCGGCGCGACGGGGAGAACGCGTACAGGTCCAGGATGCCCGCCGGGTCGGCGAGGCCGGGGCCGCCCGCCTCGACCCAGGCGGTGATGTCGCCCACCGCGTCCGGGTCGTTGACCAGGCCGAGCCAGACCGGGCGTCCGCCGGCCGCGCGTCCGGCCGCCGAGGGCTGCACCACGATGACGTTGGCGTGTTCGCAGGCGTCCAGGCAGGTGACCGGGCGCACCGTGGCGGTGCCGGACAACGCCCGCCGCAGCTCGGCGAGTTGGGCCGCGTGGTCGACGCCGGGGACCTTGCCGGTGCCGCAGCAGCAGCCGCGGCAGACGGTCACGGTGCAGCGGGCCGGCCCGGCGGCGCGGGCTTCCCCGCGATCCCGGCGGCTCATGACGCCCGCCCCGTCGCGGCGCGGCGCCACGCGGAATCGGCCAGCAGCCGCAGTCCGTTGAGGCCGACGATCACCGTGGAGCCCTCGTGCCCGGCGACACCGAGCGGCAGCGGCAGGGTGCCGACCAGGTCCCAGACGACCAGGCCGGTGATGAAGACCGCGGCCACCACCAGGTTCTGCGTCACCAGCGAGCGGGCCCGGCGGGAGAGGGCCACCACCGCGGGCACGGTGGCCAGTTCGTCGCGGACCACGACGGCGTCCGCGGTCTGGAGCGCCAGGTCCGAGCCGGCCCGGCCCATCGCCACGCCGGTGTGGGCGGCGGCCAGCGCGGGGGCGTCGTTGACACCGTCGCCCACCACCAGCACCCTGCGCCCGGCCCGTTCCAACTCCCGTACCACCGCCACCTTCTGCTCCGGCAGCAGTCCGGCGCGGATGTCGGTGATGCCGGTGCGGCGGCCGAGCGGCACCGCGGCACCCGCGTGGTCCCCGGTGACCAGCACCGGCGGGTGGCCGGTCAGGGCGGTGAGCGCGGCGACCGCCTCGGGGGCCTGGTCGCGCAGCCGGTCGGCGATGCCGAGCACCCCGGACGGCACCCCGTCCACCTCGACCACGACCACGGTGCGCCCCTTCCCGGCCAGCTCCTCGGCCACCACGGTAGCCGGGCCGTCCGCCGCGGCCGGCAGGCGGGTCGGGCTGCCCACGGCGACCCGGCGGCCGTCGACGGTGGCGGTGACGCCGGTGCCGGGGGCCGAGGCGAAGTCGGTGACGGGCGGCGGGCGCAGGCCCCGGGCAGCGGCGGCGGCCACCACGGCGCGGGCCAGCGGATGCTCGCTGGGGTGCTCGGCGGCGGCGGCCACGGTGAGCAACTCGTCCTCGGTCAGGCCCGCGCCGGGCACCGGGCGGACGTCGGTGACCTGGGGTGTCCCCTCGGTCAGCGTGCCGGTCTTGTCCAGCGCCACCTGGTCCACCTGGCCGAGGCGTTCCATCACCACCGCCGACTTCACCAGCACCCCGTGGCGTCCGGCGTTGGCGATCGCGGAGAGCAGCGGCGGCATGGTGGCCAGCACCACGGCGCACGGCGAGGCGACGATCATGAACGTCATCGCCCGCAGCAGCGTGGGCTGCAACGCCGCGCCGAAGCACAGCGGCACCGCGAAGAGCGCCAGCGTGGCCGCCACCATGCCGATCGAGTAGCGCTGCTCGACCTTCTCGATGAACAGCTGGGTCGGCGCCAGGGTGCCGGAGGCCTCCTCCACCATGGCCACGATCCGGGCGATCACCGAGTCGGCCGGGTCGCGTTCGACTTTGACGCGCAGCGCGCCGGTGCCGTTGAGGGTGCCCGCGAAGACCTCGTCCCCGGCGGACTTGGCCACCGGCAGCGGTTCGCCGGTGATGGTGGCCTGGTCGACCTCGCTCGCCCCGTCCAGTACCCGGCCGTCGGCGCCGATCCGCTCGCCGGGGCGGACCAGGACGACGTCGCCGACGGCGAGTTCGGCCGAGGGGACGGTCTCCTCGGCGCCGTCGTCGGTGATCCGGGTGGCGGTGGCCGGCGCGAGGTCGAGCAGTCCGCGTACCGAGTCCGCCGTGCGGGCGGTGGCCAGCGCCTCCAGGGCGCCGGAGGTGGCGAAGATGACGATCAGCAGCGCCCCGTCCAGCACCTGCCCGATCGCCGCCGCGCCGAGGGCGGCGACCACCATCAGCAGGTCCACGTCGAGGGTCTTCTGCCGCAGCGCGGTCAGCCCCGCCCACCCCGGCTCCCACCCGCCGGCCGCGTACACCAGCGCGTACAGCGTTCCGCACGCCCACGCCGGGGCACCCAGCGCCTGCGCCGCCAGCGCGATCAGGAAGAACGCCAGCGCCAGCGCCGCCCACCGGGCCTCGGGCAGCGCCAGGATCCGGGTACGCCGCGCGGGCGGCGGGGCGGCAGGGTCGCCACCGGCGCGCGGCGCCGGGCGGGTGAGGGTGGAGGACATCGCGGCGGGTTCCTTCGCAACGCGGGGGCTCGGTGGGTACCGGACCACCATACAGGAACGCATGAACACTCATTCATGTGTTCATCTCCGGTCGGTACCATGGTGGCCATGGGTCATGG
It encodes:
- a CDS encoding heavy metal translocating P-type ATPase, which codes for MSSTLTRPAPRAGGDPAAPPPARRTRILALPEARWAALALAFFLIALAAQALGAPAWACGTLYALVYAAGGWEPGWAGLTALRQKTLDVDLLMVVAALGAAAIGQVLDGALLIVIFATSGALEALATARTADSVRGLLDLAPATATRITDDGAEETVPSAELAVGDVVLVRPGERIGADGRVLDGASEVDQATITGEPLPVAKSAGDEVFAGTLNGTGALRVKVERDPADSVIARIVAMVEEASGTLAPTQLFIEKVEQRYSIGMVAATLALFAVPLCFGAALQPTLLRAMTFMIVASPCAVVLATMPPLLSAIANAGRHGVLVKSAVVMERLGQVDQVALDKTGTLTEGTPQVTDVRPVPGAGLTEDELLTVAAAAEHPSEHPLARAVVAAAAARGLRPPPVTDFASAPGTGVTATVDGRRVAVGSPTRLPAAADGPATVVAEELAGKGRTVVVVEVDGVPSGVLGIADRLRDQAPEAVAALTALTGHPPVLVTGDHAGAAVPLGRRTGITDIRAGLLPEQKVAVVRELERAGRRVLVVGDGVNDAPALAAAHTGVAMGRAGSDLALQTADAVVVRDELATVPAVVALSRRARSLVTQNLVVAAVFITGLVVWDLVGTLPLPLGVAGHEGSTVIVGLNGLRLLADSAWRRAATGRAS
- a CDS encoding cytochrome P450, which produces MANLRKKGFDLSKALPESTLMPLRRDGLDPVPDLGAMRRKAPVTKLKVPLGVNVWLVTGYEEAKAVLGDAGSFSNDFTNLIGTGVTSGTSPGGLGFADPPDHTRLRRLLTPEFTMRRLSRLTPRIHTIVEERLAEMAAATGPVDLVEAFAMPIPSLVICELLGVPYEDREEFQRLGTSRFDVFSGADASFGAISESLSYLRDIVKKERENPGDGLLGMLVREHGDAIDDEELAGLADGVLTGGLETTASMLALGTLLMLQDRQHFTALLADDAAIDPFVDELLRYLTVVQVAFPRFARRDLEIGGQAIGSGDIVLCSLSGADRDEHLGPHMEEFDPTRPAAGSHLAFGHGIHRCIGAELAKMELRAAYPALVRRFPEMTLAVPAEELRFRKYSVVFGMESLPVNLG
- a CDS encoding SGNH/GDSL hydrolase family protein; translated protein: MPAKSVGAAAALVLTAALAVAGARAAQSPPAPVWNAAWSAAPQRPSTGFTPNWSEAGFSGQTLRQVVRVTTGGSRLRIRLSNAYGTSPLHIAGATVARRDHGARLRAGTVRQLTFGGSRAATVPAYGQLTSDPAGLPLRAFEPVTVTLHLDGTTGPATFHAQSMATSYAADGDHTADVADTAFRRTTQSWYYLSGVDVSGGDRPVRPGRTGGIVLFGDSITDGFKSTPDRDHRWSDALAERLATTGRPRPVLNAGIGGNLVLNDSAWYGQRSSARFTRDALDLPGVRTVVILEGVDDIGYSETDKPTYKPAPVVTAAQLIDGHRELIRQARARGIRVVGATLLPFGGSDHYGTRAAAVSLAFDQWVRTSGEYDAYVDFAKALADPHHPERLDPRYDSGDHLHPNDAGYRAMARAMDLSAL
- a CDS encoding maleylpyruvate isomerase family mycothiol-dependent enzyme, translating into MAHTTDHVKALIAAERRELAAVLHALRPEQWEAPSLCTGWRVREVAAHMSTGFRHPTRKVLWELVKSAGRVNAMADRLARADATALTPGELADAMADNAHHPWKPPVGGYENALGHDVVHGLDITTALGLDRRIPEERLRVLLAGVTRTSARFFGAPLHGIRLQADDLDWTFGTGTPVTGNAQDLLLAAFGRKLPPGRLSGPGGGRFVRVPGVG
- a CDS encoding alpha/beta hydrolase — translated: MSRSDTNVPPSVPWSSARDYAELNVPVRGGELTVLRRAAREPGAPVVLALHGITANALAWSRVADHLAGRVTVVAPDLRGRAGSRALPGPYGIGAHAEDVAAVAEALGLESAVLAGHSMGAFVAALTAVRHPGRFASVVLVDGGLAFPAPAGLGTDELLEAVIGPAMRRLRMTFPDRDAYRDYWRVHPAFGGRWSPWTDAYLQRDLTGAEPELTSSCVLDAVREDGAGVFGDPRVRSAIRELPHPARLLWAERGLLDEPQGLYDEERLATAALEPDRVATHRIPDTNHYTVLGGDAGARAVAGHLLDAAGLR